The proteins below are encoded in one region of Methanofollis aquaemaris:
- the aglJ gene encoding S-layer glycoprotein N-glycosyltransferase AglJ, translating into MEIERDQVCILIPTLNEAPTIAGLISAFHTMGYRHIMVMDGNSTDGTRDLAREAGADVRVQTGKGKGNAVIEAAELIDLPYALMLDGDGTYLPEDAEKMLEPLFKGYDHVIGDRLAYPESGAFTGLNLFGNKVINFFFKVAHGHDLHDILSGYRAFTLSSLREMHLQEAGFEIETEMAVQSVKCDQRVAVVPTRYLPRPGTPTKLNPLQDGFRITSAIYRLARVNNPLFYFGLIGIGISAVGGVLALYVLYEWLNHVEHLPLTVLTVLLIVVGFEIFMFGVISDMLLSFHREVMREIQRLQPPKKPE; encoded by the coding sequence ATGGAGATCGAGAGAGACCAGGTGTGCATCCTGATTCCGACACTGAACGAAGCCCCCACCATTGCAGGACTGATCAGTGCCTTCCATACCATGGGCTACCGCCACATCATGGTCATGGACGGCAACAGCACCGACGGCACCCGGGATCTGGCCAGAGAGGCCGGTGCCGATGTCCGCGTCCAGACCGGGAAGGGGAAGGGCAACGCCGTCATCGAGGCCGCCGAACTCATCGATCTCCCCTATGCCCTGATGCTCGACGGCGACGGGACCTATCTGCCTGAAGACGCGGAAAAAATGCTGGAACCCCTCTTCAAGGGCTACGACCATGTGATCGGGGACCGTCTTGCCTACCCCGAGTCAGGCGCCTTCACCGGCCTGAACCTCTTTGGCAACAAGGTCATCAACTTCTTCTTCAAGGTCGCCCACGGCCACGACCTCCACGACATCCTCTCAGGTTACCGGGCCTTCACCCTCTCCTCGCTGCGGGAGATGCACCTCCAGGAGGCGGGCTTTGAGATCGAGACCGAGATGGCCGTCCAGTCGGTCAAGTGCGACCAGCGGGTCGCGGTCGTCCCGACCAGGTACCTCCCGAGGCCGGGCACGCCCACCAAACTCAACCCCCTTCAGGACGGGTTCAGGATCACCTCGGCCATCTACCGGCTTGCACGAGTGAACAACCCGCTCTTCTACTTCGGGCTGATCGGGATCGGGATCTCGGCGGTTGGCGGGGTGCTCGCCCTGTACGTCCTCTATGAGTGGCTCAACCATGTCGAGCACCTGCCGCTGACCGTCCTCACCGTCCTCCTCATCGTGGTCGGTTTCGAGATCTTCATGTTCGGCGTGATCAGCGACATGCTCCTCTCCTTCCACCGCGAGGTGATGAGGGAGATTCAGCGGTTGCAACCGCCGAAGAAACCTGAGTAG
- a CDS encoding aldolase translates to MPDKEFVRIGKRLFSEGLVGGNFGNISLRAEDGFFITRTGAYLDVPGAPVLVPLEGPAPVGASSEYLVHQAIYRRTGYRAVVHAHPAHAVAASVVLSKIVPVDSEGEMLCPEIPVVGGAPGTEELAENVAAALEKGPLVIARGHGTFAAADDLDRAYLLTSLAEHSCRVLAYSGFFGGCNR, encoded by the coding sequence GTGCCGGATAAGGAATTTGTCAGAATAGGAAAGAGGCTCTTCTCTGAGGGGCTTGTCGGAGGAAATTTCGGGAACATCAGCCTGCGGGCCGAGGACGGATTCTTCATCACGCGGACCGGGGCATACCTCGACGTGCCGGGCGCACCGGTCCTGGTCCCGCTCGAAGGACCGGCGCCCGTCGGGGCGTCCAGCGAGTACCTGGTCCACCAGGCGATCTACCGGAGGACCGGATACCGGGCGGTCGTCCATGCCCATCCGGCCCACGCGGTCGCGGCCTCGGTCGTCCTCTCCAAAATTGTGCCGGTGGACAGCGAGGGCGAGATGCTCTGCCCTGAGATCCCGGTCGTCGGCGGGGCGCCGGGGACCGAGGAACTTGCCGAAAATGTGGCGGCGGCCCTGGAAAAGGGGCCGCTTGTCATCGCCAGGGGCCACGGCACCTTCGCGGCCGCCGACGACCTCGACCGGGCCTATCTTCTCACCTCGCTTGCCGAGCACTCGTGCCGGGTGCTCGCCTACTCAGGTTTCTTCGGCGGTTGCAACCGCTGA
- a CDS encoding endonuclease III domain-containing protein encodes MQELEGRYGAISWWEAPPEEVVIGAVLTQQTRWENVTRAIANLKEAGCCSVAGVVGTERETIEAAVRPTGFFRVKTERLKALCGRVEELGGVGALGAMPTVRLREELLAVRGVGEETADSILCYAFGRSAFVIDAYTRQVCRCMGITAADPELRRLFERALPEDAEAYARAHAWIVEYAKEYCRTERCEECRIRNLSE; translated from the coding sequence TTGCAGGAGCTCGAAGGCCGTTACGGTGCGATCTCATGGTGGGAGGCGCCTCCCGAAGAGGTGGTCATCGGGGCCGTCCTCACCCAGCAGACGCGCTGGGAGAATGTGACGCGGGCCATCGCCAACCTGAAGGAGGCCGGGTGCTGCTCGGTCGCGGGGGTCGTCGGGACGGAGCGCGAGACGATCGAGGCGGCGGTGCGGCCGACCGGGTTTTTCCGGGTGAAGACCGAACGCCTGAAGGCGCTCTGCGGGCGGGTGGAGGAACTCGGCGGGGTAGGGGCCCTGGGGGCCATGCCGACGGTGCGACTGCGCGAGGAACTCCTGGCGGTTCGCGGCGTCGGCGAGGAGACCGCGGACAGTATCCTCTGCTATGCCTTCGGTCGGTCGGCCTTTGTGATCGATGCCTACACCAGACAGGTCTGCCGGTGTATGGGGATCACCGCGGCCGATCCCGAACTGCGCCGGCTCTTCGAGCGGGCGCTTCCCGAGGACGCAGAGGCGTACGCACGGGCGCATGCCTGGATCGTCGAGTATGCAAAGGAGTATTGCAGGACAGAGAGGTGTGAAGAGTGCCGGATAAGGAATTTGTCAGAATAG
- the trxA gene encoding thioredoxin encodes MSRPVLTDFFATWCGPCKMQTPILEELKEKLGEQVEIRKVDVDQDMEAAVKYGIRVVPTLIIEKNDQVIQKLEGVTRADALEDYLKPLIEEE; translated from the coding sequence ATGAGCAGACCAGTGCTGACTGACTTTTTTGCGACATGGTGCGGGCCCTGCAAGATGCAGACGCCCATCCTCGAAGAACTCAAGGAAAAACTCGGCGAGCAGGTCGAGATCAGGAAGGTTGATGTCGACCAGGACATGGAAGCCGCGGTGAAGTACGGTATCAGGGTTGTCCCGACGCTGATCATCGAGAAAAATGATCAGGTCATCCAGAAACTGGAAGGGGTAACCAGGGCCGACGCCCTGGAAGATTACCTCAAACCTCTGATCGAGGAAGAATAA
- a CDS encoding thioredoxin family protein → MSGVLIRCSGVKGGGGTRHGLPAPITEQYARPATTTRTYIISLLPTTSPMARLVLIDFYSEWCGPCREQTAAVDEVTGRLGDRVEVQKVDVAERRDLVSAYRLTTVPTIVIEMDGKVVKRLERPVDAETLESLLNSLADDHET, encoded by the coding sequence ATGAGTGGTGTGCTCATCCGGTGCTCTGGTGTGAAGGGAGGAGGCGGAACTCGGCACGGCCTTCCCGCCCCAATCACGGAGCAGTATGCCCGGCCCGCCACAACCACCAGAACCTATATCATCTCTCTCCTGCCTACCACCTCCCCCATGGCAAGGCTTGTGCTCATCGACTTCTACTCGGAGTGGTGCGGGCCGTGCAGGGAACAGACGGCGGCGGTGGACGAGGTGACAGGACGGCTGGGAGATCGGGTCGAGGTGCAAAAGGTCGATGTCGCAGAACGACGGGACCTGGTCTCGGCCTACCGGCTCACGACCGTGCCGACCATCGTCATCGAGATGGACGGAAAAGTCGTCAAACGGCTTGAACGACCCGTCGACGCGGAGACGCTCGAAAGTCTTTTAAATTCCCTGGCCGATGATCATGAAACGTGA
- a CDS encoding preprotein translocase subunit SecD has protein sequence MKEDSILRKLSRDWRVVLMVALVIFSIIAIGPHFEDGKFTTNLQYGLDLQEGSWLQMEFQAEVVTVLTDRAIQDVANDLSKQLDAEVIPISQDQLEVRTPMTEAELRPLFEQAGAEIVTVNPGVSKETAEDVKRILDEKVNSLGTKDARVNILTGLNGITQYVRVELAGVDMETANEIVGKQGKFEIRVQTTGNQTEHVLFGDSITSVGLPEKDPQYGKWGVGFTLDAAGAKAFQEAAISSNAVNDPQNHELIMYLDNESVYNAPLDIKLANNLKANPVRELSASTGVGEDGMEKAMNLEIHLRAGSLPVDVKVAGSGSVSAALGDYFKVLCVIAAVLALIIVGVVVYYRYREPSIVLPMIATNLAEIIILLGIARFIQQLDLASIAGIIAVMGTGIDQLVVITDEVLHEGRVPSPSVYLKRLSRALGIIMVAASTTIIAMLPLALMDLSTLRGFAIITILGVFVGVLITRPAYGKIIMAILSK, from the coding sequence ATGAAAGAGGACAGTATTCTCAGAAAACTCTCCAGAGACTGGCGGGTCGTCCTCATGGTCGCCCTGGTGATCTTCTCGATCATCGCCATCGGGCCGCACTTCGAGGACGGGAAGTTCACGACCAACCTTCAGTATGGTCTCGACCTCCAGGAAGGCTCCTGGCTCCAGATGGAGTTCCAGGCAGAGGTGGTCACGGTCCTGACCGACCGGGCGATCCAGGACGTCGCAAACGACCTCTCAAAACAACTGGACGCCGAAGTGATTCCGATCTCTCAAGACCAGCTTGAGGTCAGGACACCGATGACCGAGGCCGAACTCAGGCCGCTCTTCGAGCAGGCCGGGGCCGAGATCGTCACCGTCAACCCTGGCGTCTCCAAGGAGACGGCTGAGGACGTGAAGCGGATCCTCGACGAGAAGGTGAACAGCCTGGGCACCAAGGACGCCCGGGTGAATATCCTCACCGGGCTCAACGGGATCACCCAGTATGTCAGGGTCGAACTCGCCGGCGTCGACATGGAGACGGCCAACGAGATCGTCGGCAAGCAGGGCAAGTTCGAGATCAGGGTCCAGACGACCGGAAACCAGACCGAGCACGTCCTCTTCGGCGACTCGATCACCAGCGTCGGTCTGCCCGAGAAGGATCCCCAATACGGTAAGTGGGGTGTGGGCTTCACCCTCGACGCAGCGGGTGCGAAGGCCTTCCAGGAGGCGGCGATCTCGTCCAACGCCGTCAACGACCCGCAGAACCACGAACTGATCATGTATCTGGACAATGAGTCCGTCTACAACGCCCCACTTGATATAAAACTGGCCAACAACCTGAAGGCCAACCCGGTGCGTGAACTCAGCGCCTCGACCGGCGTCGGCGAGGATGGGATGGAGAAGGCGATGAACCTCGAGATCCACCTGCGGGCCGGGTCTCTGCCGGTGGACGTGAAGGTCGCGGGTTCAGGCTCGGTCTCGGCGGCGCTCGGGGACTACTTCAAGGTTCTCTGTGTCATCGCGGCAGTCCTTGCCCTCATCATTGTCGGTGTTGTGGTCTACTACCGGTATCGCGAGCCGAGCATCGTGCTGCCGATGATCGCAACCAACCTTGCCGAGATCATCATTCTGCTCGGTATCGCCAGGTTCATCCAGCAACTCGATCTCGCCTCGATCGCCGGTATCATCGCCGTGATGGGTACAGGCATCGATCAACTGGTGGTGATCACCGACGAGGTGCTCCATGAGGGAAGGGTGCCCTCGCCGAGCGTATACCTCAAGCGGCTCAGTCGGGCGCTCGGGATCATCATGGTGGCGGCGTCGACGACGATCATCGCCATGCTCCCGCTCGCCCTGATGGACCTCTCCACCCTGCGCGGGTTCGCCATCATCACGATCCTGGGCGTCTTCGTCGGTGTGCTCATCACCAGGCCGGCGTACGGGAAGATCATCATGGCGATCCTCTCGAAGTAA
- a CDS encoding protein translocase subunit SecF, giving the protein MGFDIYDVNKYAPKQMVAVPLILLFLALGLLGFNWLSTGMPVTPGIDFAGGTAVTVMTDDSVEDIEAYFAGFPLTSVGEGLNGGKYIRFGPMSDDEYQSLVTKVNDRYPDKKIDQIGEAFGEALQQQALLALIFSFIGMAIVVFLAFRDIVPSIAVVLSALSDIAITAAIMDVVGIQLTLPTTAALLMLIGYSVDSDILLTTRLLKRQGKLDEKLAGAYRTGIIMTTTTIAAIAAMFAVTAFGQVEVIAQIAAVLLIGLFVDLMNTWVLNAGILKGYLLQKNGRRA; this is encoded by the coding sequence ATGGGTTTTGATATCTACGATGTCAATAAATATGCCCCGAAGCAGATGGTGGCGGTGCCACTCATCCTGCTTTTCCTGGCACTCGGCCTGCTCGGGTTCAACTGGCTGAGCACCGGGATGCCGGTCACGCCTGGCATAGATTTTGCCGGCGGAACGGCGGTCACTGTCATGACCGATGACAGTGTCGAGGATATTGAGGCGTACTTTGCCGGTTTTCCCCTGACCTCAGTGGGTGAAGGGTTGAACGGCGGAAAATACATCAGGTTCGGTCCGATGAGCGACGACGAGTATCAGAGCCTCGTCACGAAGGTCAATGACCGGTATCCTGACAAGAAGATCGATCAGATCGGTGAGGCCTTCGGTGAAGCCCTGCAGCAACAGGCTCTCCTCGCCCTGATCTTCTCCTTCATCGGGATGGCCATCGTCGTCTTCCTGGCCTTCAGGGACATCGTCCCCTCCATCGCCGTGGTGCTCTCGGCCCTCTCCGATATCGCCATCACCGCAGCGATCATGGACGTGGTCGGGATCCAGCTCACTCTGCCGACGACGGCGGCGCTCCTGATGCTCATCGGTTATTCGGTGGACAGCGACATTCTCCTCACGACCCGCCTCCTCAAGCGGCAGGGCAAACTTGATGAGAAACTCGCCGGAGCCTACCGGACCGGGATCATCATGACGACGACGACGATCGCGGCGATCGCGGCGATGTTTGCGGTCACGGCCTTCGGCCAGGTCGAGGTCATCGCCCAGATCGCGGCGGTGCTCCTGATCGGGCTCTTTGTCGACCTGATGAACACCTGGGTGCTGAATGCCGGCATCCTCAAGGGATATCTGTTGCAGAAGAACGGGAGGCGCGCATGA
- a CDS encoding DUF2551 domain-containing protein, translating into MRSPADIRTEIETRLKKYLSRDNTGIRHEVLSFFVKIKTTTIPKLYETISGSFDISYHSVASMVGIIASRIGILHVKRDPEGPNAVYEIKEAYVGMVTGLLKCA; encoded by the coding sequence ATGCGGTCGCCGGCCGATATCAGGACGGAGATTGAGACCCGCCTGAAGAAATATCTCTCCAGAGACAACACGGGTATCAGGCACGAGGTGCTCTCTTTCTTCGTTAAAATTAAGACGACGACAATCCCCAAACTCTACGAGACGATCTCCGGGAGTTTTGATATCAGTTATCACTCAGTGGCTTCGATGGTGGGCATCATCGCCTCAAGGATCGGTATTCTCCACGTGAAACGGGATCCCGAGGGGCCGAATGCCGTCTATGAGATCAAGGAGGCGTACGTCGGGATGGTCACCGGCCTCCTGAAGTGCGCCTGA
- a CDS encoding archease encodes MSFIEVPHPADVKVRVRADDCNTLFAEAARAMFSVMYVTAEDRGVERTLAVSSDDLTSLMVDFLSELLYISEVDRVVFSTFEVEIDGTDLKARAFGEPFDPARHLGGMEIKGVSYSGLGIVRDGEQFCSEILFDV; translated from the coding sequence ATGTCGTTCATCGAAGTGCCCCATCCGGCCGATGTAAAGGTGCGCGTCCGGGCGGACGACTGCAACACTCTCTTTGCCGAGGCGGCGCGGGCGATGTTCTCGGTGATGTACGTCACCGCCGAAGACCGCGGGGTCGAACGCACCCTCGCCGTCTCCTCCGACGACCTCACTTCCCTGATGGTCGACTTCCTCTCAGAACTCCTCTATATCTCCGAGGTCGACCGGGTGGTCTTCTCCACCTTCGAGGTCGAAATCGACGGGACCGATCTCAAGGCCAGGGCCTTCGGCGAACCCTTCGACCCCGCGCGGCACCTCGGGGGCATGGAGATCAAGGGGGTCTCGTACTCGGGGCTCGGGATCGTCAGGGATGGAGAACAGTTTTGTAGTGAGATACTCTTTGATGTGTGA
- a CDS encoding RtcB family protein gives MLEGMKKIDEVEWEVPVGYVPGMRVPARFFLSEDLEESLEEGAVHQLANVATLPGIVRHALAMPDIHSGYGFPIGGVAAFREETGIISPGGVGYDINCGVRLLATPLRVEDLTQMRALVEELFRTVPTGVGAESRMRLSARGLEEMLVEGVPWAVREGYGIEADAVHCEENGQMQGADAVPVSKRARKRGMPQAGTLGAGNHFLEVQAVDKVFDPGVAAVYGLEEGQVCCMIHCGSRGLGHQVCTDHLRVLESATRRYGIEIPDRQLACAPVHSPEGEAYFGAMAAAANYAWVNRQVITHEVRKVFSRLFGIEYEEMPLVYDVAHNVAKREVHDTDGRRETLYVHRKGATRAFGPGRVEVPQDYRAVGQPVIIPGSMGSFSYVLHGTGTAMERTFGSTCHGAGRVMSRTAAKKSMPGKEVREALLGRGIYVRATSDASIAEEAPAAYKESDKVVDTVTRAGLSMPVVRLRPLGVIKG, from the coding sequence ATGCTTGAGGGGATGAAGAAGATCGATGAGGTGGAGTGGGAGGTGCCGGTCGGGTACGTGCCCGGGATGCGGGTACCGGCCAGGTTCTTCCTCTCCGAAGACCTTGAAGAATCGCTGGAGGAAGGTGCCGTCCACCAGTTGGCAAATGTCGCCACCCTGCCGGGGATCGTCAGGCACGCACTTGCCATGCCTGACATCCACTCGGGATACGGCTTCCCGATCGGGGGCGTTGCGGCGTTCCGGGAAGAGACCGGGATCATATCGCCGGGCGGCGTCGGCTACGACATCAACTGCGGTGTCCGTCTCCTTGCCACGCCGTTGCGGGTCGAAGACCTCACGCAGATGCGTGCGCTGGTCGAAGAACTCTTCAGGACAGTGCCCACCGGCGTCGGCGCCGAGAGCAGGATGCGCCTCTCGGCCCGCGGGCTCGAGGAGATGCTGGTCGAGGGCGTGCCCTGGGCCGTGCGAGAGGGCTACGGTATCGAGGCCGACGCCGTTCACTGCGAAGAGAACGGCCAGATGCAGGGTGCCGACGCGGTGCCGGTGAGCAAGCGGGCCAGAAAACGCGGCATGCCCCAGGCCGGCACCCTCGGCGCGGGCAACCACTTCCTCGAAGTCCAGGCCGTCGACAAAGTCTTCGACCCCGGAGTCGCCGCGGTCTACGGCCTCGAAGAGGGGCAGGTCTGCTGCATGATCCACTGCGGCTCCAGGGGCCTGGGCCACCAGGTCTGCACCGACCACCTGCGGGTGCTTGAGTCGGCGACCAGGAGATATGGGATCGAGATCCCTGACCGGCAACTTGCCTGCGCCCCGGTTCACTCGCCTGAGGGCGAGGCGTACTTCGGGGCGATGGCCGCCGCGGCCAACTATGCCTGGGTGAACCGGCAGGTGATCACCCACGAGGTGAGGAAGGTCTTCTCCAGGCTCTTCGGGATCGAGTACGAGGAGATGCCCCTCGTCTATGATGTCGCCCACAATGTCGCCAAGCGCGAGGTGCACGATACCGACGGGAGACGGGAGACTCTCTATGTCCACCGCAAAGGGGCGACCAGGGCCTTCGGGCCGGGACGCGTCGAGGTGCCGCAGGACTACCGGGCGGTCGGCCAGCCGGTGATCATTCCGGGGAGCATGGGCAGTTTCTCCTATGTCCTCCACGGCACCGGCACCGCGATGGAGCGGACCTTCGGGAGCACCTGCCACGGCGCCGGTCGGGTGATGAGCCGTACCGCGGCGAAGAAATCGATGCCAGGCAAAGAAGTGAGAGAGGCCCTTCTGGGACGGGGGATCTATGTCAGGGCGACCAGCGACGCTTCGATCGCCGAAGAGGCCCCGGCAGCGTACAAGGAGAGCGACAAGGTCGTCGACACCGTCACCCGCGCCGGCCTCTCCATGCCGGTCGTTCGTCTCCGTCCCCTCGGAGTGATCAAAGGATGA